Proteins encoded together in one Porites lutea chromosome 2, jaPorLute2.1, whole genome shotgun sequence window:
- the LOC140927866 gene encoding uncharacterized protein isoform X1 translates to MALLSLTKGFLPPIVSSLLRKKYLRNSTSELFCHDGKLSSQMLNSCCYNMSECIVHNESLRCRWMVHQSSLLRSRSRRPLSLDDSRVAEACLVDSPLDMSQSFSDDSSVFSASPRSTEVHGSSLFDLTPTRPFNTSPNPQRRLFSCPENSSLTTPSPPCLQSLFYDINEDVGASWRKLGRHLLIKECVLNNINEDFSGVSEKAIQLLFKWKEDNGASATPEVLFSALLHIRRTDVAKKLISLFPSLLPLSYKLENVVTSDCTLYSSCSLNPENLTVKKVLQSKDEKVLVCSTSESSERFLLKQVEDKENTFAVRKCLDCKALRQQHKQLRKTEEFIKELEMKQKMVQDLLNVIEQLQNHLLTQHEAITQEQVSCRNCGQYNIKQDLVLKELTLLHHELKRMIKSNRRISFSGIPTERIYNVATRTYTVCEEHKEMHTEHNKRRQSFCQHPDNMTESDEGDDYIEGPLMCTMSVITRIGRRRKVTQSLKPKKSIAGNKMKLTKSNSNPLSSTENLGVSKRNSYLLAQESPIMVSSVSQSQSQSPRDWSGVPAFTMCSDLKVPCSNTTLSKCEKEQARNLNLAENPSTAKLGRNSQETISLHWWEGLDEGEMII, encoded by the exons ATGGCATTACTGAGTCTCACAAAGGGTTTTCTACCACCAATTGTTTCTTcccttttaaggaaaaaatactTAAGAAATAGCACATCAGAGTTATTTTGCCATGATGGAAAATTAAGCTCACAGATGCTGAATTCATGCTGct ATAACATGTCAGAATGTATTGTTCACAATGAAAGTCTCAGGTGTCGTTGGATGGTTCATCAATCATCATTACTGCGCTCCAGATCCCGTCGTCCCCTATCTTTAGATGACAGTCGTGTTGCTGAAGCTTGCTTAGTCGACAGTCCACTTGATATGTCTCAATCGTTTAGTGATGACTCTAGTGTATTTTCGGCTTCACCCCGATCCACTGAAGTACATGGAAGTTCATTGTTTGACTTGACTCCTACTAGACCCTTCAATACATCACCAAATCCACAAAGACGTTTGTTCTCATGTCCAGAAA ATAGCAGCTTGACTACTCCTTCTCCACCCTGTTTGCAATCATTATTTTATGATATAAATGAGGATGTTGGAGCCTCTTGGAGAAAGCTTGGAAGGCATTTACTAATAAAGGAGTGTGTTCTTAACAACATTAATGAAGACTTCAGTGGTGTTAGCGAAAAGGCGATTCAGCTTCTTTTCAAATGGAAAGAAGATAATGGTGCTTCTGCGACACCTGAGGTGCTGTTTTCCGCATTACTGCACATAAGACGCACTGATGTAGCCAAGAAGTTGATATCGCTGTTTCCATCATTGTTACCTCTGTCATATAAACTGGAAAATGTTGTCACCAGTGACTGCACTCTTTATTCCTCCTGCTCACTAAACCCAGAGAATTTGACGGTTAAAAAAGTGTTACAGTCAAAAGATGAAAAG GTCCTTGTGTGCTCAACTTCAGAGTCTTCTGAAAGATTTCTCTTAAAACAAGTTGAGGATAAAGAGAATACTTTTGCTGTCAGAAAG TGTTTAGACTGTAAGGCACTGAGACAACAGCACAAGCAGTTACGTAAGACTGAAGAATTTATCAAAGAACtagagatgaaacaaaaaatggtcCAAGACCTGCTTAATGTTATTGAACAGCTCCAGAATCATCTTCTTACTCAACATGAAGCCATCACCCAGGAGCAAGTCAGTTGCCGCAACTGTGGGCAGTATAATATCAAACAAGATCTGGTGCTTAAGGAGTTGACACTTTTACATCATGAACTTAAAAGGATGATTAAAAGCAACCGTCGAATCTCATTTAGTGGCATTCCTACTGAGAGGATCTACAATGTGGCAACAAGAACCTACACTGTGTGCGAGGAACACAAGGAAATGCACACTGAACACAACAAAAGACGACAAAGCTTCTGTCAACATCCTGACAACATGACAGAATCTGATGAAGGTGATGACTACATTGAAGGACCATTAATG TGTACAATGAGTGTGATTACTCGTATTGGACGGAGGCGCAAAGTAACCCAGTCCTTGAAACCAAAGAAGTCTATTGCTGGGAACAAAATGAAG CTAACGAAGTCCAACAGCAATCCTCTCTCATCCACTGAAAACTTGGGGGTCTCAAAACGAAACAGCTACCTCCTTGCACAAGAAAGCCCCATCATGGTTTCAAGTGTGTCACAGTCACAGTCACAGTCTCCAAGAGACTGGTCTGGAGTCCCTGCTTTCACG aTGTGCTCTGATTTAAAAGTGCCATGTTCAAATACTACTTTGAGTAAGTGCGAAAAGGAACAGGCCAGGAATCTAAACCTTGCAGAGAATCCTAGTACAGCTAAACTTGGTAGAAACAGTCAGGAGACCATCTCCCTACATTGGTGGGAAG GACTGGACGAAGGTGAAATGATTATTTAA
- the LOC140927866 gene encoding uncharacterized protein isoform X2, whose protein sequence is MASASLASNAPRSSSCSTDNMSECIVHNESLRCRWMVHQSSLLRSRSRRPLSLDDSRVAEACLVDSPLDMSQSFSDDSSVFSASPRSTEVHGSSLFDLTPTRPFNTSPNPQRRLFSCPENSSLTTPSPPCLQSLFYDINEDVGASWRKLGRHLLIKECVLNNINEDFSGVSEKAIQLLFKWKEDNGASATPEVLFSALLHIRRTDVAKKLISLFPSLLPLSYKLENVVTSDCTLYSSCSLNPENLTVKKVLQSKDEKVLVCSTSESSERFLLKQVEDKENTFAVRKCLDCKALRQQHKQLRKTEEFIKELEMKQKMVQDLLNVIEQLQNHLLTQHEAITQEQVSCRNCGQYNIKQDLVLKELTLLHHELKRMIKSNRRISFSGIPTERIYNVATRTYTVCEEHKEMHTEHNKRRQSFCQHPDNMTESDEGDDYIEGPLMCTMSVITRIGRRRKVTQSLKPKKSIAGNKMKLTKSNSNPLSSTENLGVSKRNSYLLAQESPIMVSSVSQSQSQSPRDWSGVPAFTMCSDLKVPCSNTTLSKCEKEQARNLNLAENPSTAKLGRNSQETISLHWWEGLDEGEMII, encoded by the exons ATGGCGTCTGCAAGCCTGGCTTCAAATGCTCCAAGAAGCTCTTCTTGCTCGACAG ATAACATGTCAGAATGTATTGTTCACAATGAAAGTCTCAGGTGTCGTTGGATGGTTCATCAATCATCATTACTGCGCTCCAGATCCCGTCGTCCCCTATCTTTAGATGACAGTCGTGTTGCTGAAGCTTGCTTAGTCGACAGTCCACTTGATATGTCTCAATCGTTTAGTGATGACTCTAGTGTATTTTCGGCTTCACCCCGATCCACTGAAGTACATGGAAGTTCATTGTTTGACTTGACTCCTACTAGACCCTTCAATACATCACCAAATCCACAAAGACGTTTGTTCTCATGTCCAGAAA ATAGCAGCTTGACTACTCCTTCTCCACCCTGTTTGCAATCATTATTTTATGATATAAATGAGGATGTTGGAGCCTCTTGGAGAAAGCTTGGAAGGCATTTACTAATAAAGGAGTGTGTTCTTAACAACATTAATGAAGACTTCAGTGGTGTTAGCGAAAAGGCGATTCAGCTTCTTTTCAAATGGAAAGAAGATAATGGTGCTTCTGCGACACCTGAGGTGCTGTTTTCCGCATTACTGCACATAAGACGCACTGATGTAGCCAAGAAGTTGATATCGCTGTTTCCATCATTGTTACCTCTGTCATATAAACTGGAAAATGTTGTCACCAGTGACTGCACTCTTTATTCCTCCTGCTCACTAAACCCAGAGAATTTGACGGTTAAAAAAGTGTTACAGTCAAAAGATGAAAAG GTCCTTGTGTGCTCAACTTCAGAGTCTTCTGAAAGATTTCTCTTAAAACAAGTTGAGGATAAAGAGAATACTTTTGCTGTCAGAAAG TGTTTAGACTGTAAGGCACTGAGACAACAGCACAAGCAGTTACGTAAGACTGAAGAATTTATCAAAGAACtagagatgaaacaaaaaatggtcCAAGACCTGCTTAATGTTATTGAACAGCTCCAGAATCATCTTCTTACTCAACATGAAGCCATCACCCAGGAGCAAGTCAGTTGCCGCAACTGTGGGCAGTATAATATCAAACAAGATCTGGTGCTTAAGGAGTTGACACTTTTACATCATGAACTTAAAAGGATGATTAAAAGCAACCGTCGAATCTCATTTAGTGGCATTCCTACTGAGAGGATCTACAATGTGGCAACAAGAACCTACACTGTGTGCGAGGAACACAAGGAAATGCACACTGAACACAACAAAAGACGACAAAGCTTCTGTCAACATCCTGACAACATGACAGAATCTGATGAAGGTGATGACTACATTGAAGGACCATTAATG TGTACAATGAGTGTGATTACTCGTATTGGACGGAGGCGCAAAGTAACCCAGTCCTTGAAACCAAAGAAGTCTATTGCTGGGAACAAAATGAAG CTAACGAAGTCCAACAGCAATCCTCTCTCATCCACTGAAAACTTGGGGGTCTCAAAACGAAACAGCTACCTCCTTGCACAAGAAAGCCCCATCATGGTTTCAAGTGTGTCACAGTCACAGTCACAGTCTCCAAGAGACTGGTCTGGAGTCCCTGCTTTCACG aTGTGCTCTGATTTAAAAGTGCCATGTTCAAATACTACTTTGAGTAAGTGCGAAAAGGAACAGGCCAGGAATCTAAACCTTGCAGAGAATCCTAGTACAGCTAAACTTGGTAGAAACAGTCAGGAGACCATCTCCCTACATTGGTGGGAAG GACTGGACGAAGGTGAAATGATTATTTAA